GTCCGGGCGAGCTGGGCGTGGCGGAAGCAGCAGGTGAGGTGGTCGTTCACCAGCCCGGCGGACTGGAGCAGGGCATAGACGATGGTGGAGCCCACGAAGGTGAAGCCCTGGGCCTTGAGGGCGCGGCTCACGGCGTCGGAGAGGGGCGTGGTGGCGGGCGTCTGGTCCATGCGCTCCCAGGCGTTTTGGACGGGCGTGTTGTCCACGAAGGCCCAGAGGAAGGCCGCGAAGCCGCCGTGGCGCTCCTGGGTCGCCAGGAAGGCCCGGGCGTTGCGCGCGCTGGCCTCCACCTTGAGGCGGTTGCGGATGATGCCCGGGTCGGCCAGGAGGCGGGCGAAGTCCGTGGGGCCGTAGGCGGCCATGGTCTCGGGGTCGAAGCCCTGGAAGGCGCGGCGGAAGTTCTCGCGGCGCCGCAGGATGGTCAGCCAGGAGAGCCCGGCCTGGAAGCCCTCCAGGATGAGCAGTTCGAAGAGGGCGCGCTCGTCCCGCAGGGGCGTGCCCCACTCGCGGTCGTGGTAGTCGGTGTAGAGGGGGTCCGCGCCGGGCCAGGGGCAGCGGGTCAGCCCGTCGCCCGGGGGGGTCACGGGGCGCCCCGGTCCAGGCGCAGGGCCATGCGTTCGGAGAAGAGGTAGAGGCAGTCCACCATGAAGGCGTACTCGGGGCACTCCTGACGCCACAGGGCCATCACGTCCTTGAGGCTTTCCCGGGCCGCCTCGATGTCGGCCAGGGATTCGGCGTTGTTGAGCCGGGCCAACAGTTCCAGATATTCGTCGGAATCGAAGGCCGTCACCGCCGCGCGGCCGATGCGTTCCTTGTCGAGGCCGTCCCAGACGCCTTTCATGAAGTCTCCTCCGGATTGGGGTTCGTGCCCGGCCGGGGCGTTACTGCTTGCAGGGCAGCAGGATGTCCTGGGCCATCCAGCCCACCGCGCCCGTGCCCGCCTGGGGGGAATATTCCATGACCATGGAGGTCTGCCCGGCGTCGAAGCGCCAGGAGCGGTCGCCCTTGTAGTTTGGGGGGCTTTCAAGGGGGCCGCCGTAGGTCTCGCGCATGCGGGCCAGGAGCACCAGGTGGTTCACCTCGCCGTCGTAGCGCGTGAGCGCCCCGGCGAGCCTGCCCTTGCAGAACACGTAGACGATCTCGCGCATGGCCACGCCCATCACTTCCATGTCCTCGCCCAGGCGCACGTAGTAGGCCAGGTTCCCCTGCTCCTCGCGCCTGGAGAGGTTGGGCACTCCGGCCAGGGGCGTGCCCCAGGCCAGGCCGCGAAACGTGTCCGCCCCCGGGGCCGGGCCGTCGGGCGCGGCGGCGGCCTTCTTCCCGGGCTTGGGCTCGCCGGTTTTGGCCCCGCCTGAGGATTTCTTCTTCTTGGAAGAGGAGTCCCCCTTGGCCTTGGCGTCGCCGGAGGCCTTCTTCTTGGACTGGGAGGCCTGGCTATTGGACTGTTTCTTGGTCTGCGGGGCGTCCTGCGCGAACGCCGGGACGGTCAGGGAGCAGAACCCCACGGCCAGGGCGAGCACGAGGGCCGCGGCCAGCCGGGGACGGGGGATGCGCGTGGTCTTCGTCATGGGCTGGGCATACTGGAAGCCCGCCCGCCAAGCAAGCTCCGGGCCTCCCGGAAGGGAGGCCCGGGGAGGCTGCTGAAAAAGTCGGCTTTGCGGCTTTTTCAGCAGCCCTGCGCAGAGCGCAGCATGGAGCAGGGCGGCTTTGCCGCCCGTAAGCGTATCTCACAAACCCCGCTTCGGGGTTTGTCATCAAGCTGTCCGGGCCTCCCGGAAGGGAGGCCCGGGCCTTTTCAGACGGACTTGTCCAGGAGCCCCTTGGCCATGCGCTTGAGGTTGTCCGAGAGCTTGACGATCTCGTCCTGGGGGATCTTGCGGATCACGCGCGTGCCGCCCGCTTCCTTCATCTCCACCTGGAGTTGTCCCGTTTCGTCGAGCACCTTGAAGTGCAGGTCCACGCCGCGCTGGTGGAAATAGTCCTGGGTCTGGGCGAGCAGCTTTTCACGTTCAGCGAGGTCGCGGGCGGGGTCGCGCTCTTGCGCGTGCTGGTCCTGTCCCTGGCCCTCGCGGGGGGATTCCTCGGTCTGGCGGACGGCTTCCTCGCGGACCTTCAAGGCCTGGACGGCCTTTTCCGCGTCCACGTGATGCGCCGCTTCCTTGGGCGTTTCGATGTTCTGGATGTTCATGGCTCACCCCTCCCTGGATGAAACCCTGCCATTGCCGGTTTCTTCACACTCCTTATCGGACTTGCGCGCCGTTTCTTTAGACCCGCCGCCGCGCGCCATTCTTGACTTGCCGGGCGATTTCATCAAAAGTCCTGCCCTCCCATTCCGCCATCTGGAGCAGCCCGTGAAACCAGCCCCGTCGTCCGTTTCGTTCCCCAAGCTGGAGGAGGAAGTCCTCTCCGCCTGGAACGAAGAGCGCACCTTCTGGAAATCCCTGGAAAAGACCAAAAACGGCAAGCCCTACGTCTTCTACGACGGCCCCCCCTTCGCCACGGGCCTGCCCCACTACGGCCACATCCTCACCTCCTACGTGAAGGACACCGTGCCCCGCTACTTCACCATGCTGGGCCGCTTCGTGGACCGCACCTGGGGCTGGGACTGCCACGGCCTGCCCATCGAGTACGAGGTGGAAAAGAAGCTGGCCATCTCCGGCAAGGCCGAGATCCAGGAATACGGCATCGACAAGTTCAACCAGAAGTGCCGCGACATCGTGCTGGGCTACGCGGGCGAGTGGGAAAAGGCCGTGAACCGCATCGGCCGCTGGGTGGACTTCGCCCGCCAGTACAAGACCATGGACCTCACCTTCATGGAGAGCGTGCTCTGGATCTTCTCCCAGCTCCACGCCAAGGGCCTGGTCTACGAGAGCCCCCGCGTGGTGGCCTACTGCAACCGCTGCATGACGCCGCTCTCCAACTTCGAGACCGGCCTGGACGACTCCTTCCGCGAGCGCGACGACATGGCCATCACCGTGCGCTTCCGCGAAAAGGCCGACCCCGCGCGCTCCTTCCTGGCCTGGACCACCACCCCCTGGACCCTGCCCTCCAACCTGGCCCTGGCCGTGGGTCCGGACATCGACTACGCCCTGGTGGAGATCGCCCCGGACGACAAGGTCTGGATCGCCAAGGCGCGCATGGAGTCCTACCAGAAGTTCCTGCCCGCCGAGCCCAGGATCGTGGCCGAGGCCAAAGGCGCGGAGCTGGCCGGGCGCGCCTACGAGCCGCTCTTCCCCTACGCCGTCTCGCCCAAGAACCACGTGGTCCTGGAAGGCTCTTTCGTGGACACCTCCATGGGCACGGGCATCGTGCACATGGCCCCGGCGTTCGGTGAGGACGACTACGCCCTGTGCACCGCCAACGGCATCGAACTCTTCGACCCCGTGGACCACCAGGGCAAATTCACCGAGGCCGCCCCCGACTGGACCGGCATGACCGTGTTCGAGGCCAACAAGCACATCGCCCGCAACCTGCGCGAGCGAGCGCTCCTCTTCGCCCAGGAGAACTACCGCCACAAGTACCCCCACTGCTGGCGCTGCGACCAGCCGCTCATCTACCGGGCCATCTCCAGCTGGTACGTGAAGGTGGCCGAGAACCGGCCCAAGCTCCTGGCCAGCAACGAGCCCGTCAACTGGGTGCCCGCCCACATCGGCACCGGCCGCTTCAAGAACTGGCTGGCCGACGCCCGCGACTGGTCCGTCTCGCGCAACCGCTTCTGGGGCACGCCCATCCCGGTGTGGAAGTGCTCGCGCTGCCAGGCCATGGACGTGCCCGGCTCCCTGGCCGAACTGGAAGCCAAGGCCGGGCGCGAGGTCACGGACCTGCACCGCCCCTATTGCGACGAGCTCCACTGGGTCTGCTCCGCCCCCGGCTGCACCGGGACCATGCAGCGCGTGCCCGAAGTGTTCGACTGCTGGTTCGAGTCCGGGGCCATGCCCTACGGCCAGGCCCACTACCCCTTCGAGAACAAGGAGTGGTTCGACGCCAACTACCCGGCCAGCTTCATCGTGGAATACATCGCCCAGACCCGGGGCTGGTTCTACACGCTCATGGTGGAGGGGGCGCTGCTCAAGGAGCAGTCGCCGTTCCTCAACTGCATCTGCCACGGCGTGGTGCTGGCCGAGGACGGGCGCAAGATGTCCAAGCGCCTGAAGAACTTCCCCGACCCCATGGAAGTGGTGAACCGCCACGGCTCCGACGCCCTGCGCATCTACCTGCTGGGCTCCCCCGTGGTGCGCGGCCTGGACATCCGCTTCTCCGAGCGCGACGTGGAAGACGCCGTGCGCCGCTACCTGATCCCCTTCTGGAACGTCTTCCACTTCTTCACGTCCTACGCGGCCCTGGCCAAGGGCTACGAACCCCGCCGCGTGGAGACCGCCTCGGAACTGGCCGACCGCCACATCCTGGCCGAGCTCGAACGCCTGCGCCAGAACGTGTCCGCAAGCATCGAGGCCTACGACCTGCCCAGGTGCTACCAGGCCATCCTGGAGTTCATCGAGACCCTCTCGGGCTGGTACGTGCGCCTGAACCGCCCCCGCTTCTGGACCGACACCGTCACCGAGGACTCCCGCCAGGCCTTCGACACCCTCTACACCTGCCTGCTGGAGGCCTCGCGCATCCTGGCCCCCTTCATCCCCTTCGCCATGGACGCCGTGCACCGCCACCTGACGGGCGAATCCGTGCACCTGGCCGACTGGCCCACGGCCGTGCCCGCCCGCGAGGACGCGCGCCTCACCGCCGAGATCGACACCGTGCGCCGCGTCATCGAGTGCGGCCGCAGCATCCGCGAGAAGGCGCGCATCAACCTGCGCCAGCCGCTGGCGAAGCTCATGGTCACGGGCGTGGAGAAGGCCCTGGTGGAGCCCTACCGGGGCCTCATCGAGGAACAGGTGAACGTGAAGGCCGTGGACTACCCCGAAACGCCCCAGGCCTTCGCCGCGCGCGTGGCCCAGCTGGACGCCAAGAAGCTCGGCCCCCTGCTCAAGGGGGCGTTCGGCCCCACCCTGGCCGCCGTGAAGGCGGGCAACTACGAGGTGGGCGAGGACGGCGCGCTCACGGCCGCCGGAACCCGCGTGGAGCCGGGCGACTTCTCCGTGGCCTGGCAGGCCCTGGACCAGCAGCAGGTGGGCGTGGCCGCCGACAAGACCCTGGTGGTGGGCCTGGAGCTGGCCATCTCGCCGGTGCTCAAGCGCGAAGGCGCGGCCCGCACGCTCAACCGTCTGATCCAGGACCAGCGCAAGAAGCTCGCCCTGGCCTACGACCAGCGCATCGAACTGCGCGTGGACGCCGAGGGCGTCTGGAGCGAGGCCCTGGAGGCCCACGGCGCGTGGCTGGCCGAGCAGTGCCTGGCCGACGCCGTGAACGACGGCGCGCAGGCCCCCCAGATCGAAGTGGAGGACGACTTCGGGAAACTCCGTGTGCAGGTGAGGGGGCTCTAGACCGGCAGGATCGGCCCCTGGCGGTTCCTCGGCACGTTTCCCCGAGGAGGGATGCATGGCGCGACGCGGCGTGACCCGCGCCCTGGCGGTGGCGGTCGCCACCCTGACCGTGACGGCCTGGGCGTGGAACGCCGGACTCCTGGACGGGCTGGAACGCCTGTGCCAGGACTCCTGGCACGTGCTGGCCGGAAAGCGCCGCGAGCCGCTCCATGCCGTGGTGGTGGCCATCGACGACGAGGCCCTGGAGCGCTTCGCCGCCACCCCGCTGGTGTTCTGGGGGCCAGTCTACGCCCGCGCCGCCGAGCGTCTGCGCCAGGCCGGCGCACGCTGCGTGGCGCTGGACGCCCTGTTGGCCGTCACCCCGGCGGACTGGCTCTCCACCCTGGAAACGCCCCCCGAAGCCCTGCTCGACCACGACCTGCCCTTTCTCCAGACCCTGGGCTCGGGGTTCGTGATCCTGGCCGCACAGCTGGCGCGCACGCCCGCCGGGTTCGCGGCGCGGCTGCCCGCGCGCGAATACCTGGAGGCCTTGCCCTCGGCGCGCGACCACGTGGGCCTCACCTTCTTCCCCCGCGACCCGGACAAGGTGGTGCGCCGCTTCGTGCGCGCGCTGCCCGACGCCCAGGCTGGCCCCGGCTGGCAAACCCTGGCCGCTCTGGGCGCGGCGCGCCTGGCGCCCCCCCTCGGGAACGCCCCGGACGCCGACCCGCTGGCCGCCCGCCCCATCGACTTCACCGGACCGCCGGGCACGATCCCCAGGGTTTCGCTGGCGCGCTTCGCCGGGAACGAACCGCCCTCCGAGGCGGACGTCGCCCTGGTGCGCGGCCGCGTGGCCCTGGTGGGCGCGGACTTCGAGGGCTCGGGCGACCGCCAGCCCACCCCCTACTCCCTTGCCACTCTCTTCGGCGGCGCGCGCGACATGACCGGCGTGGAAGTGCATGCCAACATCGTGGAAACCCTGGCCGGGGCCGGCCCGCTCAAGCTCCCGCCCGCCTGGGTCGCCGTCGCCTGCTGGCTGCCCCTCCTGACCTTGATCTCCTGGCGGGCGGAGCATTCCTCGCCCCTGCACGCGGCCGGGGCGTGCCTGCTGGCCGCCGCGTGCGCCTGGGGCGCGGGGTTCGGCCTGTTCCTGGCGGGCTGGCTGGTCCCCGTGTCCGGGGCCGTGGCCGGTCCGGCCCTGGCCTGGGCCGCCGCCGGGAGCCTGCGCCTGCGCCGCACCGAACGCGACCGCGCGCGCGTCCGGCGCATCTTCGGCCGCTACGTCTCCGCCGAAGCCCTCGAACACATCCTCAAGGACGGCGGGGAACCCCGCCTGGGCGGCGATCCCGTGGAGATCACCGTGCTCTTCTCCGACATCAGGGACTTCACCACGCTCTCCGAACGCCTGGACGCCCCCGAGCTCGTGGAACTGCTCAACGCCTGGTTCGAGCTGGCCTGCGAGGCCGTGCAGCGCCACGGCGGCATGATAGACAAATTCATCGGCGATGCCGTAATGGGCGTGTTCGGCACCCCCGTCCCCGCCGAGGACCACGCGCGCCGCGCCGTGGCCGCCGCCCTGGCCCTCGAGGAAGCCGCCCGCGAGATGGACGCCTGGGTGGCCCGGCGCTTCCCGGACCTCGGTCCCGGGGCGTTCCGGGTGGGCGTGGGGCTGCACGCGGGCGAGGCCGTGGCGGGCAACATCGGCTCGTCGACGCGCATGGAGTTCACGGTGATCGGCGACACCGTAAACACGGCCTCGCGCATCGAGGGCCTGTGCAAGACCATGGGAGCCACCGTGCTGGCCAGCGAGGCCGTGACGCGCGCGGCAGGGCCAGGCCTCGTCACGGGGCGAAGCGAGACACTGCCCGTGAAGGGCAAGGTCCGGCCCGTGCGCGTCTTCGCCGTGTTGGGACTGGAAGACTCCAAGGAGACCTCATGAAACGGCTCCTCGCGCTGATCCTGGCGTCCCTGTTCACGGCGGCCATCGCCTGGGCCGCCCCTCCGGCCAGGCCCGCATGCGTCGCGGCCCTGGTGGAGGGCGGCGTGCTGCTCTCCCGCCAGGAGGCCCCCGATGTGGGGCTCGAACGCTTCCGCAAGCTCCTGCCGGGCGACAGGATCACCCTGGAACCCGGCGCGACGCTGCGCCTGAGCTTCCTCAGGGCCGGAAAGGCCGAGGCCTGGCGAGGTCCGGCCCGGCTGGTGGTGGAGGAAGGCGGCACCAAGGGGACGGACCCGGCCGGAGCGCCCCTCGCGCCCGCGATCACCCCTCTGGAGCTGACCTCCGTCTCCCTGGGGGGGGCGGCGCTCCTGGATTCCCAGCCCGAACTCATCTCGGGGCAGATCACCGTGCGCTCCGGACGCTTCCCCCCGGCGGACGTCCCCCTGGACGACGCGGGGAAGAAGGACCTCGACCGCCTGGAGACCCGTTGCGACGCCCTGCGTAAGGCCCTGCCTCCCGGCGACGCCACGGCGGACTTCGCCCTGGCCGCCGGGCTGGACGCCCTGGGCCAACAGGCCCGCGCCGTGCGCCTGCTCAAGGATCTGCTGGCCCGCGACGAAGCCAACGAGGCCCTCGCGGACCTGCTCAAGGAAGTGCTTCAACCCCGGTAACGTCCGACCTGGAAGCTCGTCGCAACCTGAACTCAAGGAGATCCCATGCCCTTCGTCCGCTCCCTGACGTAGCTGCTTGTCCTTCTTCTGACGGCGTTCCCGTCCCAAGCCCAGGGCCAATGCGCCGGGAAAGACGCCGAGAGCGGGTTGAACAGCTTCTCGCGCCATATCTCCGCCCTGAAATCGGCGGTCTCCGACATCGCTTCCACGTCCAAGAAGGCGGCGGCGGCCAAGTCCGAGGAAGAAGGCACGCGCCTTCAGGAGAACCTCCAGAAGCTCAAGGACCAGGCCCGCGACCTCATGACCAGGATCACCGCCGAGGCCGACCGCATCGAGGCACAGATCAACACCGACCTGGTGACCTTCCAGAGTGAATCCGCCGTGCGCTCCAAGCTGTCCGAGGAGCTCACGCGCCTCACCAAGCTGCGCCAGAACGCTGCGGAGCAGTTCGCCAAACTCAGCATCTAGCGGACGGCCGCTCCCCCTGGAGAGCCCATGCCCGTCCTCCACGCGCCCCGGGGCGTTCCCTCCGTCCGCCTCGCGGCGGCCGTGCTGCTCCTTCTGGCCCTCCTGTGCGCCTGCAAGGCCCGGCAGGGCGTGCACCTGGAGGAAGGCGAACACGCCACGGCCGAGGAGCTGCTGGCGCGCATCACCGAACTCAACGAGAGCGGCCGCTACGCCGAGGCCATCCCCCTGGCCGCCCGGCTGCACGACGCCGTGCGCAAGCGCAACGGGGCCTCCCACCCCGCCGTGGCCGCCGCGCTCCCCCAGGGAGCGGCCCTGCTGGAACTGGTCCGCCACCAGGCCCTCCCGCTGGCCCCGGGCGAACAGCCTAGCGGCGAGCGCTACCGGGCCTTCGTCCTGCTGCCCGGGGCGGAGATCCATCTGGCCGACCTCGGCCTCGCCGCCACCGTGGACGGGGCCGTGCGCTCGTTTCCGGAGAGCATCCAGCCTACCGGCCCCGGCGGCGGCGAGGCGCGCTGGAAATGCCCCTGCAGCCGCCTGCACGACACGGCCTATGCCCCCCTGGCCAAGGCCCTTGCCGGAGCGCGGGAGGTCTTCGTTGCCCCGGACGCGGCCCTGAGCCTGGTCCCCTTCGAGGTCATGGTCGCACCGGACGGCCGTTTTCTGCTGGAGCGCCACGGGTTCACCTACCTCACCAGCGGACGCGAGTTGCTGGGCATGCGCGTCAACGGCGGCCGGCCCGGCCGGGCGATCCTCCTGGGCGACCCGGATTTCGACCGCGGCGCGCCCCCCGGCGGAACGGCCCAGACCCGCAAGCCCCCTGCGGAGGTGCGCGGCGTGGAAGACCTCTGGTTTTCACCCCTGCCGGGCACGCGCCGGGAGGTGCGCTCCATCCAGGCACTGCTCGGTCCCGACGCCTGCGACCTGCGCCTGGGCGTCCAGGCCGACGTGGAGGCCCTTCTCGGAGCGCGCTCGCCGGAGGTGCTCCACGTGGCCACCCACGGCTTCTTCCTGCCCGCGGAACGGCACGGTGGCGCTGCGGACCCCGGGATGCTCGGCCGCTCCGGCCTGGCCCTGGCCGGGGCCAACCTGGGGCCGCCGGGCCTGCTTACGGCGTCCAAGGCCCTGGCGCTGGACCTCAAGGGCACGCGCATGGTGGTGCTCTCCGGGTGCAACACCGGGACGGGCGACGTGCGCGCCCGCTTAAGGCACCCGGACCCCTTCTTCTGGGGCGCTTTCGCCTTCGTGGGCGACCCGGGATAGCGTCGCGGTTTTGAAAAACATGAATATGTTTTTCAAAACTTAAATCAATGGATTTGGCTGCTTGCCTTGACAATCCGTAGGGACTGATCTTGAGGACGCACGCAAGAGCGTCGGCAGCACTGCGAAGCCCCGACGGAAGACCTTCCCGCCGGGGCTTTTGAAACGTGTCCGCGCGGGCGGCTACGACTTGGCGTTCTCGTCGATCCACTCGTCCAGGGACTTGCGGCCGCGTTCGCGGCGCTCCTGGAATTCCTTGCGTTTCTCGGCCAGCTTGGCCTTCTGCTCGGGGGTGAGCACGGCGTCCACGCGGGCCTTCACCTTGCCCGTGAACACCGCCAGTTCCTCGCCGGCCTTGGCCAGGCCCTGGGCGGCCTGGCGCACCTTGGCCTCGTCGCCGGGCGATGCGGCCATCACGTCGCCCATGGCGCGCCACGCGGTCTTCATGGACTCGCGCAGGGCCTGGGCCTTCTCGCGGCTCTCCTTGAGGATCAGGGCCACGGAGCGCTTCTGCTCCTTGCTGAGGTTCAGCTCGTCGGCCATGCGCACGATGCCCCTGAAGGGGTCGTGACCGGCCATGCCCTGGCCCCCGGGCCCGCCGGGGGGGGGACCCATGTCGCCCGCTGCTGCGGCTGAGGCGGTCAACACTGCCAGCAACGCCAGAATGACGGCTCTGCGTCTCATCGTTTTGCTCCTTCACGTGTCGAGTGCTTGAGCGCGCTCGACGGGTAAGTGCGATCCGAACGCGAAAGGGTTACAGCCTCGCCAAAAATCCCTGAGATCGGCACGGCGTTCGCGGGGAGGGGGAAAGAGGAGGAGAAGGTGGAAGTGAAGAAGATGTGGCAAGAGCCAGGGTGCGCAGCCAGTGTGCGGCAAAACGCCGCAGGCTGTCCGTGAGCAGGAGTTGGGTACGGCGTGGAGCAGGCGCTGAATCGCCGGGCGCGGGCCGTGCCCAGCAAAGCGGACGGCCCGCCGTGCGGTGGCGCGGCGGGCCGTGTGAGCGCGGGGCAGCCCTGCCGGTCAGGGGCAGGGGATGGGCTGGTAGGCCGTCTGGCCTCCGCTGATCACCTCGCGGTAGCAGCGGGTGTCCACGCGGTAGACCGGCCCGGAGTTCTGGTTGGCGATCATCACCGCCGTGGCGGGCAGCAGCGTGAGCATGGCCCCTGCGGCCACGCCGGCAGCCACGCCCGCGCCGTAGCCGGAGTTGTAGCCCCAGCCGCCGTAAGCGGGCACCGGCACGGGGACGGGCACCACCGGCGGCGGCGGAGGCGGCAGCGGGCGCGGATACGGACCCGGGCCGGGGTAGGGACCGGGCCGGTTGACGTTGTTCACGTTGACGTTGCGCTGCACGTTCACCTGGTTGAAGTTCCTGTCCTCATTGACCTGGTTGAAGTTCCTCTGCTGGTTCACCTGGTCGAAGTTGCCGCGCGGCGCGCGCGTTCCTTCGAAACCGGCCCCCCGGCCAGGCCCCTCCGGGCGATCGAAGCCGCCGCCCCGGCCGCCGAAGCCGCCGCCCCTGGCCAGGACATCGCCCGTGGCCAGGGCCGCCGCCAGCAGGCAGGCCAGCAGACAAGACAGGACGCGCCCCGCCCGGGATGTGATGGTTCCACGCATGGCTCGCTCCTAGTTGGCGGGTTGCGGTTCCGAGACCGGCAGCACGGGGACCTTGCGCGCATCCTTGGGCGGGACGAACGCGAAGGCCTTGGCTGGAATCTTGGCCGAGGTGTTCCAGGAGGTGATCACGGCTTCGTACTGGGGCCAGCCGGGCAGGGTCTTGTCGGTGACCACCAGCTTGCGCGTCAGGGCGTCCTCCTGGTCGATCCAGAGTTCCCAGTTCATGTCCTCCCCCAGCACCAGCAGGTGGTGGCAGCTTCTGCCAGCGGCCATGTGCAGGCCCAAATAGCGCGCCTTGGGGCCCCACTCCGCCACGCCCCGGCAGGGGTCGTTGTAGAGCAGGTTGGCCAGGGGGGAGTGCAGGCCGTAGCGCGCCAACACGTCGCGCACGGTGTCGTCGATGGAGGCTTGGGCCTCCACCGTGCCGTAGACGTTGGCGTCCACGTCCAGCACGGTGAGGGTCTTGCCGTCGCAGACCACGGTCTGGTCGCGGTCGTCCCCGGCCACCTCCACGCGGAAGCGGTCGGGCCTGACCACCAGGGCCTTCACCACCTGGGAGGCGCGGGCGCTGTCGCCCGAGGGCCAGGCCAGGGCGCGGTCCACCTGTGCGGTGAAGCCGTAGGCCGAAAGCCCGGACAGGGCGGCGCACGAGGCGCGCAGCACGGCCTCGGCCCGGCCGTCGGGCGCGGGCTGGGCCTCGGCGGACGGCGGGGCCAGCGCCGCCGCCAGGGCAAGCGTCAGGGCCAGGAGCGCGCGGGCGGCCTGGCGGATGCGAGATGGCATGGGGTCCTCCTGGGGCGCGGGAATGGCCCGGCATGGCCGGGCCGCGCTCTTTCCTAGTCGCCCTTCGGGCGGCGCGCGTCAAGCGCTTCCGCCAAGCGGCGACCGCCGCTTGATTTCCGGGCCGGAGCATGTATCTTCAAGGCGTGGGACTTTGCGTCCCCCCGGAGGCTTCATGCGAATCGTCCTTTGTCTGGCGCTCCTGGCCCTTGCCGCCGCCTGCGGCCCTGTGCGCCCCATGACCGAATCGGAATTCAAGGGCTTCTGCTACCAGTACGACGCCGGACCGCAGACCGACTGCGTGCCCATCAACACCTGCGACGCCTACCTCACCGTGATCGGCGTGCCCCAGCCTTCCCAGCAGGCCTGCCTGGACGGCTGCAAGGGCGTTTATGCGGAGCAGGTCCAGCGGATGGGCCTCACCGGGTGCAAAGGCGCACCCGAATTCGCCCGCGACTGGTGCCAGCGCTACTGCCGCAACGCCTATCCGCAATGAACGGGCGCGACCGCGCCCCGGAACCCGACCCCATGGAGGTCCGCGATGGAATGGGTTGAAAAAGTGAAGAATTTCTTTGCCGGAGAGAAAAAAGACCTGCTCGACCCCGAGATGCGCAAGGAGGCCTTCCTGCTGCTCACGGAGGTGCAGGGCCAGGCCCGCTGGGACGAGTTCGCCATGACCGTCCGCCAGACCATCATCACCCGCCACCCCGTGCAGAAGCCCTCCTTCGCCGAGATGGAGGCCGAAATGCGCGAGGTGCACAAGCTCTTCGAACCCTGGCTCAACTAGAGCGTCTTTTTCCGCGCGCCCCCGCCGGACGGCCGGGGCGCGCACGCCGGGTTTTGGCGCGGATCAGGCCCCTGGGGCCGCTCCCGGCAGCGGGGCCAGCACGCGGAACACCGCGCCCGGTCCGCCCGCGCGTTCCAGAAGCACGTCGCCGCCCAGGGACCGCATGATCCCCTTGCACGCGGACAGGCCCAGGCCCGCGCCCTGGCCCACGTCCTTGGTGGAGAAGAAAGGCTCGAAGATGTGGGGCGCGATCTCTTCCGGCACGCCGGGCCCCGTGTCCTCCACGCGCGCCTCCAGGACGCCGCCCTCGCCGAGGAACGCCCCTAGGCTGAGCAGGCCGCCGGGGCCGACCGAACCGGCCGACGACTCCCCGGCATGTCCGGGCGCCCCGTCGGGCTTCCGCGCGGGGTTGCCCGCCGTGCGCAGGGCCATGGCCTCCAGGGCGTTGTCCGCCAGCAGGCGCAGCACCTGCTCGATCTCCGCCCGGGGCAGCGTCACCCGGGGCAGCCCCGGCTCGCAGAAGACCGCCACCCGCACGCCCCGCTCCCTCGCCCTGGCCTCCACCTGGGCGGCCACGGCCTCCAGGACCTGGGACATCTCGAACTCGCTGGGCCTGGGGTC
This window of the Fundidesulfovibrio magnetotacticus genome carries:
- the ileS gene encoding isoleucine--tRNA ligase — protein: MKPAPSSVSFPKLEEEVLSAWNEERTFWKSLEKTKNGKPYVFYDGPPFATGLPHYGHILTSYVKDTVPRYFTMLGRFVDRTWGWDCHGLPIEYEVEKKLAISGKAEIQEYGIDKFNQKCRDIVLGYAGEWEKAVNRIGRWVDFARQYKTMDLTFMESVLWIFSQLHAKGLVYESPRVVAYCNRCMTPLSNFETGLDDSFRERDDMAITVRFREKADPARSFLAWTTTPWTLPSNLALAVGPDIDYALVEIAPDDKVWIAKARMESYQKFLPAEPRIVAEAKGAELAGRAYEPLFPYAVSPKNHVVLEGSFVDTSMGTGIVHMAPAFGEDDYALCTANGIELFDPVDHQGKFTEAAPDWTGMTVFEANKHIARNLRERALLFAQENYRHKYPHCWRCDQPLIYRAISSWYVKVAENRPKLLASNEPVNWVPAHIGTGRFKNWLADARDWSVSRNRFWGTPIPVWKCSRCQAMDVPGSLAELEAKAGREVTDLHRPYCDELHWVCSAPGCTGTMQRVPEVFDCWFESGAMPYGQAHYPFENKEWFDANYPASFIVEYIAQTRGWFYTLMVEGALLKEQSPFLNCICHGVVLAEDGRKMSKRLKNFPDPMEVVNRHGSDALRIYLLGSPVVRGLDIRFSERDVEDAVRRYLIPFWNVFHFFTSYAALAKGYEPRRVETASELADRHILAELERLRQNVSASIEAYDLPRCYQAILEFIETLSGWYVRLNRPRFWTDTVTEDSRQAFDTLYTCLLEASRILAPFIPFAMDAVHRHLTGESVHLADWPTAVPAREDARLTAEIDTVRRVIECGRSIREKARINLRQPLAKLMVTGVEKALVEPYRGLIEEQVNVKAVDYPETPQAFAARVAQLDAKKLGPLLKGAFGPTLAAVKAGNYEVGEDGALTAAGTRVEPGDFSVAWQALDQQQVGVAADKTLVVGLELAISPVLKREGAARTLNRLIQDQRKKLALAYDQRIELRVDAEGVWSEALEAHGAWLAEQCLADAVNDGAQAPQIEVEDDFGKLRVQVRGL
- a CDS encoding flagellar protein FlaG — protein: MNIQNIETPKEAAHHVDAEKAVQALKVREEAVRQTEESPREGQGQDQHAQERDPARDLAEREKLLAQTQDYFHQRGVDLHFKVLDETGQLQVEMKEAGGTRVIRKIPQDEIVKLSDNLKRMAKGLLDKSV
- a CDS encoding DNA-3-methyladenine glycosylase I, with translation MTPPGDGLTRCPWPGADPLYTDYHDREWGTPLRDERALFELLILEGFQAGLSWLTILRRRENFRRAFQGFDPETMAAYGPTDFARLLADPGIIRNRLKVEASARNARAFLATQERHGGFAAFLWAFVDNTPVQNAWERMDQTPATTPLSDAVSRALKAQGFTFVGSTIVYALLQSAGLVNDHLTCCFRHAQLARTGPLP
- a CDS encoding adenylate/guanylate cyclase domain-containing protein; its protein translation is MARRGVTRALAVAVATLTVTAWAWNAGLLDGLERLCQDSWHVLAGKRREPLHAVVVAIDDEALERFAATPLVFWGPVYARAAERLRQAGARCVALDALLAVTPADWLSTLETPPEALLDHDLPFLQTLGSGFVILAAQLARTPAGFAARLPAREYLEALPSARDHVGLTFFPRDPDKVVRRFVRALPDAQAGPGWQTLAALGAARLAPPLGNAPDADPLAARPIDFTGPPGTIPRVSLARFAGNEPPSEADVALVRGRVALVGADFEGSGDRQPTPYSLATLFGGARDMTGVEVHANIVETLAGAGPLKLPPAWVAVACWLPLLTLISWRAEHSSPLHAAGACLLAAACAWGAGFGLFLAGWLVPVSGAVAGPALAWAAAGSLRLRRTERDRARVRRIFGRYVSAEALEHILKDGGEPRLGGDPVEITVLFSDIRDFTTLSERLDAPELVELLNAWFELACEAVQRHGGMIDKFIGDAVMGVFGTPVPAEDHARRAVAAALALEEAAREMDAWVARRFPDLGPGAFRVGVGLHAGEAVAGNIGSSTRMEFTVIGDTVNTASRIEGLCKTMGATVLASEAVTRAAGPGLVTGRSETLPVKGKVRPVRVFAVLGLEDSKETS